A region of the Gemmatimonas sp. UBA7669 genome:
GCTCGTTCGGCGAAGACCCCACGCTGGTGGCGCAGATGGGCCGCAGTCTCGTGCGCGGCATTCAGCAGAACGGCATGCTGGCCACGGGCAAGCACTTCCCGGGGCATGGCGACACCGAGCAGAACTCGCACCTCGAACTCTCGCGGGTGAACGTGTCGCGCGCGCGACTCGACAGCGTGGAACTGGTGCCCTTCCAGGCGGCCATCGACGCGGGTCTGCGTGGCATGATGACCTTCCACGGTGACCTGCCGGCGCTCGATACCACCAAGACGGCCGCCACGCTCAGCAAGGCGGTGATGACCGACCTGCTGCGCAACACCATGAAGTTCGACGGCCTGCTGGTTACCGATGCGCTGGACATGAACGGCGTGCTGGGTGGCATCACCATGGGCGAGGCCACCATTCGGGCGGTGGAAGCCGGCAACGATGTGCTGCTCATGCCCACCGATGCGAAGGTGTCCATTCGTGCCGTGGCCGAGGCGGTGCGCGCGGGTCGCCTGACCGAGGCGCGCATTGATGAATCGGTGCGCAAGCTGCTCATGGCCAAGCACGAGTTCGGCCTCAACGTCAATCGGCTGGTGAACGTGGAGGAGGTGCGCGCGCATGTGGGCACGGTGGCCAACACCGGCCCGGCACGTCTGGCCGCCGAGAAGTCCATCACGCTGGTGCGCGATTCGTTGGGGCTCGTGCCCATGAAGCTGCCGCGTGAGGCGCGCGTGGTGAGCATTACCATTTCCGGGCGTGCGGACCTGAGTGCGGGTCGCGCATTTGACGCTGAACTGCGCTCGCAGTATCCGCGTCTCCAGTCGCTCACCCTCACGCCGGAAGTGGTGGCCGAAGCCACGGCCGGTGCGGCGGCAGGGCAGGCGGGTGGCTATCGGGTCACACCCGACCCCACCATTCTGCCGGCGTCGGTGGAGAACGCGCTGCGCATTGCGCAGGGCGCCGATCTGGTGATCGTGTCGAGCTACATCGGCGCGGCCACCAACACGGCCAATATGAAGCCCACCGCTGGTTTGCCCGAGTTGCTGAACGGTCTGCGTGCAGCCAACACCAAGGTGCTGCTCACCAGCTTCAACAATCCGTATCTGCAGCTTGGCCTGCCGCTCACCGAGGCGCACATGCTGGCCTGGAGTCCGTGGACCATGTCGCAGCGTGCGGCGGCGCGGGCGCTGCTGGGTCGCGCGCCCATCACCGGCAAGCTGCCCATCACCATTCCCGGCGTTGCCAACTTCGGCCACGGCCTCACGCGCTAAGCGCGCCACTCCTTCGTGATACCCACCATGCCGTTTACTACTCCAGCTACCAAGCGCGTGCTGCTGTCGTCCGTTGCCGTTGCCACCATCGCCGTTGCCTCGGCATTCGGCGGCCGTGCGGTATCGCCCGTTCCGGCCATCGATCTCACCGGCACCTGGAAGTACGCCGTGGTGACGGAGAACGGCACCGGGACGCCCACCGTCATCATTAAGCAGACGGGCGACTCCCTGAGCGGCACCTACGAGTCGGGCCGCATGGGTGTGCTGCCCTTCAAGGGCAGCGTAAAGGACAGCAGCTTTGCCTTCGTCATCAACACGCAGGGTGGCGCCGCGCTGAGCTTCAAGGGCGTGCTGGTGAGCGCCAACGTGGTGAAGGGTGACGTGGACTTTGGCGGCGCCGGTGGCGCCACGTTCAGCGGTGAACGTCAGGCCGCCAAGTAACACACGACACACGGCCCTACACAAACGCCCCCGACGGCATCAACCGTCGGGGGCGTTTGTGCGTTCAGCAGGCCACTCGGGCCATCACGGCTGCAGCAGCGGCAGCACCATGAAGGTCTGCGACGGCCCCACCTTGGTGAGCGTGTCACCCGTCTGCAGGTTGAGCGTGGCGGTGTAGCGGCCGTTCGGGACGCGTGGTGCCTGACCACGCAGCAGCGCGGCCGCGCCGAAGCCACCACCACCACCACCACCGCCGCCGCCACCCAAGCCGGTGCAGGTCTGCATGGCCTGTGGGGCGGGACGGCCACGCGCCAGGCTGTCCATCTGCGCCTGCATGGCGGCCGGCATCTGGCCACCAAACTGACGGCGCATGCGCGCCAGCTGCGCGCTGTCCGGCGGCACCGGATCGCCGTTCAGGTTCCACACAAAGCGCTTGAGGCCCGGCGTGCGATCGAGCTCGCAGCGGCGCCACACCTTGCCGTCACTGTCGGCAATGGTGAGCACGTACTTGCTGCCGGTGGCCGCGGCAGTCTTCACGTGGTACGTAATCCACGCGCCCACCTGCGGGTTTGGCGTGCTGTAGTTGCCGCTGATGGCGAGGGTGCCCGCCGCACCGGCCGGCGCCAACCCACCTGGCGTGAAGTTGTACGCATGACGCAGCGGCAGCAGACGGGCGTCCTCGGCCAGGGCCGTGGAGTTGAGCTCGCGCAGCGCCGAGTAGTCGTCCAGCACGTAGAAGCCGCGGCCAAAGGTGGCCATGACCAAGTCGTTTTCGCGCTTCTGAATGGTGAGATCGCGCACCTGCGTGACGGGCATGCCACCGCGCAGCGCCGCATACGACGCGCCGCCGTCCACCGAGACAAAGAGGCCGAACTCGGTGCCCACAAACAGCAGATCGCCGTTGATGTGATCCTGTGCCACGGCCCACACATTGTGCCGCGCCGGCAGATTGGCCGTGATGTTGGTCCAGGTGCGCCCACGATCGGTGGACTTGACGAGGTACGGCGCATAGTCGCCGCGCTGCCAGTTGTTGAGTGCCACGAACACCGTGTTGGCATCACGCGGCGAAGCCAGCACGTCGCTCACGTAGGTGTACTTGGGCACGCCCGGGAAGCTCTCGATGCGGCGCCAGGTGCTGCCGCCATCTTCCGACACCTGCAGCAGGCCATCGTCGGTACCGGCCCAGAGCAGGCCCTCGAGCACCGGCGATTCGTCGAGACTCACCACATTGGACAAGTCGGTGGTGGACACATTGAGTGCCACCGAACCACGCGGCCACACCTTGCCCATGATGGGCAGGCTGTCGCGATTGAGATTGCGCGACAGGTCGGGGCTCACGCGTGTCCACGAGTCGCCACGATCGTCGGAGCGATAGACGAACTGGCTCGCGAAGTAGATGCGATCGGGATTGTGCGGGCTCAAAATGAACGGCGCATCCCAGTTGGTGCGATCGCGCACACGCGTTACGGCCGAATCGCGGCGTGCCGAGGAGTCGGGCGTGGCGGCCGCGCCACTTTCATCGCCACCGGCCGAGGCGGTGGTGGGGCGGATGCCCTGTCCACGTCCCGTACGCATATCGAAGCGACTGAGGCCGCCGTTCTGCGACTCGCCAAAGAAGATGTGCTGATCTTCCATGTGGCCGCGGGCCTGGAAGCCGTCGCCGCCCACGATGTTGAACCAGTCGCTGTTGCGGATGCCCCAGGTGTTGGTGGTGCGAGAAGGGCCGCACTGCGAGAAGTTGTCCTGCGTGCCGCCGCACACGTAGTAGAACGGCTTGGCGTTGTTCACACCCACACGGTAGTACTGCGTGATGGGCAGCGTGGCGTGGAACTTCCAGGTCTCACCGGCATCGTAGGTTTCGTACAGGCCGCCGTCGTTGCCCAAAAGAATGTGATTCTTGTCCACCGGGTCGAAGGCCAGCGCGTGATGATCGACATGCACACCGCGTCCTTCCCAGTTGGTGTTCGACCAGGTGGCGCCGCCGTCGGTGCTGCGCGAGAGATTGGTGGCCACCGAGTAGATGTGACCGGGGCGGTGCGGATCGAGGAACAGCTCGCTGTAGTACTGGCCCAGGCCGTTCGTGAACCACTGCGCCATGGCCGCGCGCGCGCTGTCCTGCGGGGCCGCGCCGGCGCGCGCCGCACCACCCGCACCTCCACCACCACCAGCACCAGCACCGCCACCCGGGCCACGCGGCACGACGGCGTTCTTGCCGTAGCGCGTCCAACTGGCGCCGTCATCCACGCTGCGATAAAGGCCCGACTGGAAGTTGGACGCCTCGATGAACGCATACACCTGCGTGGGCGTGCTGCGCGCATCAATCGCCAGTCCCGCACGGCCCACATCACCCGTGGGCAGGCCGTTGCTCAATTTGGTCCAGGTCTTGCCACCATCGGTGGTCTTGTGCAGCCCGCCCTCGGGGCTGCCCCCGATGGCCTGACCCACATGCCGGCGACGCGGATAGGCCGCCGCATACAGTACGTCGGGGTTCTTCGGGTCCATCACCACATCGGTGATGCCGGTGTTGTCGCTCACGAACAGGCTGCGCGTCCAGGTCTTGCCACCGTCAGTGGTCTTGTAGAGACCACGCTCACCACCCGCCGAAAACAGCGGACCCTGCGCGGCCACGTACACCACCTCGCTGTTGCGCGGGTCGATGACGATGCGCCCGATGTGCTCCGATGCTGCGAGCCCCACGCGGTTCCAGGTCTTGCCGGCGTCGGTGCTCTTGTAGAGCCCATCGCCAAAGTGCGCGCTGCGCTGACTGTGATTCTCACCCGTGCCCAGCCAGAGCACGTCGGAGTTCTTGGGGTCGATCTCCATGCAACAGAGATTGTTCGCGCCATAGTTCTCGAAGATGGGCGTGAACGAGGCGCCGCGGTTGTTGGTCTTCCACACCCCACCAAACGCGCTGACGATGTACCAGGTGCTGGGATTGACCGGATCGATCTTGATGTCGGCAATGCGGCCCGTCACGACGCCGGGGCCGAGCGGACGGATGCTGTGCTCTTGAGCAGCTCGGCAGGCAGCGGAGTGGCTGCGGGCGCGGCGGCTGCGCGACGATCACTGCGTTGCGCAGCGACCGTTGCGGGGAAGAGCAGTGGCGCCAGCAGTGCGAGCACCGCTGAGCGGGTCAGACGACGGGACATCGAGGGAAGGGCAGAGGTCAGGTGGGAACAGCCGCAGAAGCCGAGGCCGGTGTTGCATCGGCATGCCGGCCCTGTGCCGGTGTGCCGCAGGTGGGGCAATAGGGATAGAACGCATTCTTGCGCGTGCTGCATTCGCCGCACTTGTCGAAGAGTCGGAGGCCGCAGTGCACACAGAAGTTGCTGGGGCCCTCGGGACCCTTGGCCACGGCACGCTCGCAGCCCGGGCAGACGCCGGCATCGAGCCGCTTGAGTGCCTCCTCGTACTTGAGACTGCGGCGACGTTCTTCCTCGCTCTGCTGCTCCACCTGCTGGCGCTGCGCGAGATACTTGCGCATGGCGCGGATGGTGTACACGCCGGCCACCAGAGACACCACAATGCCCACGCCGTAGCGCACATAGCCGCCGTAGCTGGGCAGGTAGGGCACCAGCTCCACAAAGAACGCGAACACGGCAAAGAGCACAAAGCCACGCAGCAACGGCCAGTACTCACTCTTGCGCTTGCGCATCACCATCCAGCCGGCCACCACCAGCAGGGGCAGCGTGAGCGCGAGCCGCAAGCCGAAGGTGGTCAGCTCCTGCTGAAACCGTGCCTTCTCGAAGGGCCCGCGCGCGGCAAGTTCGAGCTCGATCTGCGCTTCGCGGTTGGCCTCCTGGGCCTGCGAAATATCGAGCAGGCGTGTGTCGATGCGCTCCAGTTCGGATTCGGCGTCGCGCTCGATGACCTTGAGTGAATCGAGCTGTCGCGTGCGCGAGAGGACTTCGGGATCCTGCTGCGGATCGGTGGTGGCGGTGCGGGTGGCAATCCAGGCGTCGAAGGTTTCCTTCTGCGCCGTGTAGGCGTTGCGCGCCGCAATGTGCCCCTGCATGGCGCGATCGCGTTCGTCCTGCGTGCGACGCTGCAGACCCTGCAGCGAATCGCGTGCACTGCGCAGCGGCGCGGCCAGCGTCGGGTCGACGAACTCCTGCAACTGCAGGCGGTCCGGAGCGCCCGGCAGTTCACCAACGATCTTGCCACCAAGCCCAATGAGGAAGCTGGCAAAGACCAGAGACACCACCCACATCGCGAACGCAAAGATGCGTTCGGGCACGCGAAAGGCGCGGAACATGTGTTACTCCGGCAGGCGTGAGGCGAACGGTGAGAGCTGCGCAATCAACAGGTCGAGCGGTACTTTCTCGATGGGATGGGGCACCCCCTCGAGCAACACGGCTTCGGCACGCGGCATGGCTTCGGCAAAGCGCTGCGACTCCTCGAGCGTGACGGAGTCATCGCGCGAACCCACCAGCAATCGCACGGGCGCAGCAATCTGTGCCACAGACGTCGTGGTAAGCGGCGGCGCCTCGCCCAGCGCGCGCAGCACGGCGGCCGTGCGTGTGAGCGTGAGTTCCCATCCGCCGGCTTCGGCGTGACGCGCGGCCAGGGCATCGGCAAAGGCCGGTACCTTGGCACGCATGCCCTCGGGGTTGAGACGTCGCGCACCCGCCTCCGCCACCTCGGGTGTCCATGCCAGCATGGTGCCCAGGGTCACGATGCCCGCCACGAGCCCCGGCTGCATTTGCTCGGCCAGCAGCGCGGCGTAGCCACCCATGGAGTAGCCGAATACCAGCACGCGTTGCGGCGCCAGTTCACGTACACGCGCGGCAATCACGTCGGCAAATGCCGGCATGCTGAACGCCGCGTCGCTTTCCGCATCGCTTTCCGCATCGCTTTCCGCATCGCTCAACGCTGGTGTACGTCCATGCCCCGGCAACTCCAGCGTGTGCACGGCAGCAAACACCTCGTGCGCGCGCGCCGCGTCCGCTACCGGTGCCATCTGCTCGGCGCTGCCCAGTGCCCCATGGACAATGAGCAGCGCCGGACGAGCGGATGTCGCCATTACTTGGCCTTGAAGGCGCTGATGGCCTGGCGCGTGAAATCCGACAGCACCAGCGTGCCGCTCATGGTGGCGCGTTCGGCCAGCATGGCGTCCCAGTGTTCGGTGCCGGCCCAGAACACCTGCTTCATCTGCGCCATGGCTTCGGGATTGCTGGCCGCCAGCGTGCTGGCCAGCTGATCCACGGCCCCGTCGAGCGCCAGCTCTTCATGCACGACCTTGGCATACAGGCCACGGCGCTCACACCAGGCCGCGTCGCGCCAGTCGGCGTCCACCGCCATCTGGCTGAACGAGGCGAGGCCGATTTTGCGCTCGATGACCGGTCCCACAACAAAGGGACCGATCCCCACGGCCAGTTCGCTGAGCTTGGCCGAGGCCTTGTCCACGGCAATGGCGTAATCGGACGCGGCAATGAGACCCACCGCGCCGCCGGCCGCCTTGCCATGCACCCGGGTGACGACGAATTGCGGGGCCCGCATCATGGCCAGAATGACGCCGGCAAAGCCCGAGAAGAACTGCTGACCCTGCGCGATGTCGGTAATGCTGGTCAGCTCGTCGAAGGAGGCGCCGGCGCAGAAGGGGCCCGTGCCGCCGCTCTGCAGCACGATGACGCGAACTTCCGGCTGGCGGGAAACGTTGGTGATGGTGGACGCCAGTTCGCGCAGCAGGGTGCCCGGGAGCGAATTGCTCTTCGGGTGGTAAAACTCGATGCGGCCGATTCCAGCGGCCACGTGGGTTCGGACGTATCCGTTCGGACCCGTTTCCGGAGTGGGGTGATCGGGAGTCATGCGGGAGAAGATAGCCTCCCGTTCCGATTGTCGAATCCCGATCCGCCTGCCTATCTTTCCCTGATGGACCAGACCATGCCCGTTCCCACCGAGGAGGCGGCCCTCCTGGCCGCTTTTGAAGCCCGCATCGCCGCCGGCGAGAGCATCGAGCCCAAGGACTGGATGCCGGAGCGCTACCGCAAGCAGCTCACGCGCATGATGTCCCAGCACGCCCATTCCGAAATCGTGGGCATGCTGCCCGAGGGCAACTGGATTACCCGCGCCCCCAGCCTGCGGCGCAAGCTGTCGCTGCTGGCCAAGGTGCAGGACGAGGCCGGTCACGGCCTGTACATCTACTGCGGCACGGAAACGCTGGGTGTGGATCGGCAGGAGCTCACCGAGCAGCTGCTCGACGGCCGCGCCAAGTACTCCAGCATCTTCAACTACCCCACGCTCACCTGGGCGGATGTGGGGGTGATTGGCTGGCTGGTGGACGGCGCCGCCATCGTGAACCAGACGGTGCTGGCCAAGGCCTCGTACGGGCCCTACGCGCGCGCCATGGTGCGCATCTGCAAGGAAGAAAACTTCCACAAGCGCCAGGGCTACGAAGTCTGCATGGTGCTGTCCAAGGGCACGCCGGCGCAGAAGGCCATGCTGCAGGACGCAGTGAACCGCTTCTGGTGGCCCTCGCTCATGATGTTCGGCCCCAGCGACACCAACTCGCCCAACAGCGCCGAGCTGCTCAAGTGGCGCGTGAAGCGCAAGACCAACGACGAGCTGCGTCAGCGCTTCGTGAACCTCACCGTGCCGCAGGCCATCGCGCTGGGCATCACCATTCCGGACCCCGATCTCAAGCTCAACGAGGCCACGGGTGACTGGGAGTTCGGCGAGATCGACTGGAGCGAGTTCCACGCCGTGCTCAAGGGCGAAGGCCCCTGCAATCACGAGCGCATGGCGGCCCGTCAGGCGGCGCACAAGGAAGGCGAGTGGGTGCGCGCAGCAGCCACGGCCCACGCCGAGAAGCAGAAGGCGCGCCAGGCCACGGCGGCGGCCTGATGAGCGCTTCCATTGGCAACGGCGCAATTGCGGACAGCCAGTGGCCGCTCTGGGAGGTGTTCACCCAGGGCGCCCACGGCGAGCCCTTTGAGCACGCGGGCAGCATTCACGCGGCCGACGCCGAGCACGCGCTGCAGAACGCGCGTGACGTGTACACACGCCGCGGCGAAGCCGTGAACCTGTGGGTGGTGCCCACGACAGCCATCGTGGCGTCGGCGCCGTCGGATGCCGGGCCGTTCTTCGATCCCGGCAACGACAAGGCCTACCGGCATCCGCAGTTCTATATCGCGCCGCGTGGCGTGCGCATCTTCTGATGGCTGAAGTCATCAACAAGGCGCCCGACGTGCCCATCGCGGCGCCGCGCAAGGTGCCGGTGGCCAACCCGCTGGCCGACTATCTGCAGCGACTCGGCGACGACCGGCTTATTCTCGGGCATCGTGTGTCGGAGTGGTGCGGCCACGGGCCCATTCTCGAGGAGGACATCGCGATGGCCAACATCGCGCTGGATCTCATCGGGCATGCCTCGTCGTTGCTGGCTCTGGCGGGTGAGGTGGAGGGCGAAGGCCGCAGCGACGACACGCTGGCCTACTTCCGCGATGCGGTGCACTTCCGCAACGCGCTGCTGGTGGAACAGCCCAATGGCGACTTTGCCATGACCATGATGCGGCAGTTCCTCTTTGATACCTACAGTGTGCTGCTGTGGGATCAGCTGTCGCGTTGCGGGCACGAGGGTCTGGCGGCCATCGCCACCAAGTCGCTCAAGGAAGACAAGTACCACCTGCGCCACAGCAGCGAGTGGGTGGTGCGGTTGGGCGACGGCACCGAGGAGAGCCACCAGCGCGCGCAGCATGCGCTCGACGAACTGTGGCGCTTCACGGGTGAGCTGTTCGACCGCGACGAGGTGGACGCCGCCGTGGAGGCGCAGGGCATCGTGGTGGACCATGAGGCGCTGCGTGCATTGTGGACCACCATGGTGCGAGACGTGCTGCAGCGCGCGACGCTCACCATGCCCACGAGCACGGCGGTACGCCGCGGGGGACGCACGGGCTTTCACACCGAGCATCTGGGCCATCTGCTGGCCACCATGCAGAGCGTGGCGCGCGCGCATCCCGGCGCGAGCTGGTAGGCATTGTGAGCAGCGGGTCAACCGGGTCAGGCAGTTCGACGTTTGCGCTCACGCGCGACGACGTGATGGCGTTGCTCAACACCGTGCCCGATCCCGAAGTGCCGGTGATCAGCGTGGTGGAGCTGGGTGTGGTGCGCGACGTGGACATCACGCCCGAGCGGGTGCTGGTGACCATGACGCCCACCTACTCGGGCTGCCCGGCCATGCGCGAAATGGAGGCCGATGTGAAGGCCGTGCTGCTGGCGCGTGGTGCGCCGGCGGTGGAAGTGCGCACGGTGCTCTCGCCGGCCTGGACCACCGACTGGATTGGGCCGGAGGCGCGCGAAAAGCTGCGGCGCTACGGCATCGCGCCGCCGGGCAAGGCCGAGTCCCAGGGGCTGGTGACCCTCACGCGTGCACGCAGCGCGGTGGCCTGTCCGTTCTGCGGCAGCACCGACACGGTGCTGCAGTCGGAGTTTGGCAGCACGGCCTGCAAGGCCATTCACCAGTGCCGCGCCTGCGGCTCGCCCTTCGACGAGTTCAAGCCGCTGTAACTGGACGCTCTGACTGGCCGGTGAATAGCAGCAACTGATTACCACGGAAGACACGGATTGGACGGAAACCACAGGACTCGTGGGCTATGCACGAAAGCCGGTCCTTTAGGGGTTCGTAGTGGCCTCTCTATGCGCCCTCCATTCCTCCAATTCTCTGCGTGAGCTGTTAACAAACTCTCGGATGCAACCAGTACCGGTGCTCCGGCCGGACCGTCAACGGCTCACGCAGAGAACTGCGGGAGAACAGCAGAGTACGCAGAGTGACGAATTGTTCTTGAACGATCCTCATTTCTGATCCGTGTGGTTTCCGCCCAATCCGCGTCATCCGCGACAAGGTAGTTCAACCCGAACGGCTCCTCTCTGCGCCCTCCTTTCCTCCGCTTCTCTGCGTGAGCTGTTAACGAGCTCTCCGATACAACGAGTGGCGGCGCTTCGGCCGGACCATCAACAGCTCACGCAGAGGAAGTGAGGACGCAGAGTTGGCAGAGAACTGCAGCCCGAACTCAACTGCCTGAGCGCGAACGAGGCGGTTGCGCTGAACTCAATTCAAATCCGAAGGATCTGCGTGGGGAACCAGCTGCTCTCCACCGAAAGTGCACGGATTCATTCCGTTCCATCCTGCTGTTTCCCTGGTTGTCCGCGAAATCCGTGGTAATCAGTCAAGACCAGCCCGCGGCACAACACACGAAACAAGACGGGCCCCGGCGCAATGCACCGGGGCCCGTTTGCTACCTCTCAGCCTGGCTTACTTGACCAGATCGCCGAAGCTGCGACGACCGGCCCGCTCGCTCTCCGAGCGGCAGCCCGTGGGCGCGCCCTGACCCTCGAGCACCTGCCAGATCTCGACGCGGCGGTTGGCCGCCTGCGCCGCACGGTTGGCCGCCGAGACTCGCGGACGACGCGCTGGCGGCGGCTCCTGCTCGGTGTCGCCGTTGCGCACCAGGATGCACTGCTCGCCAAAGCTCGACCAGAGCACACGGTCCTTGATGGCGTTCGCATCCGCACCCGCCACGCGGAGCAGCTGCTTGTACACCGCCTCCGAACGCGACTTGGCCAGCGTGTTGTTGTACGCCTCCGAGCCATACCAGTCGGTGTGACCCTCGATGGAGATGCGCATGTTCGGGTTGGCCTTCATGGCCGCCACGATCACCTTGAGGGTGTCGTTGCCGGCCTTGAGCACCACGGCCTTGTCGAACTGGAAGAGCGTCGTGTCAAAGGCCACGCGGGCCGCAGGAATGGCCTTGCACTCCACCGACGCCGTCTCCGTCTTGCTGCTGCCGTAGGCGGTCTTGCTGGCGGTGATCGTGGCCGTACCGGCCGCGTTGCAGGTCACCGTGCCGTTGTTGACCGAGGCAACCGAAGCGTTGGAAGAGCTCCAGGTGATGGCGCCGAGGTCCACGTTGTCGGCATCGGTGGCCTTCGACGTGAAGGACAGCGTCTTGCCCACATCGGTCGAACCGCTGCGCGGGTCGAGCGTGAGCGTCCAGGCCGGCGGCGGCACCGTCACGGTGGACGAGGCCATGCGCTCGATCTTCTTCACGATGCCCTTGCAGGTGATCGTGGCCGTGCCGTGCTTGACGGCCGTGACCTTGCCGGTGTTGTCCACCGTGGCCACCGACGGATCACTCGAGGAGCAGGTGAGGTTCTGCACCTTGCGCAGCTCGATGGGACGCGTCTTGAGGTCGGCCGCGCTGAGCGCGAACTGCCGCTCGCTGCCGCGGTTCACCGTGGCGCTGGCCGGGTCCATCTTGAGCGCCCAGTCAAACGGCTCGGTGGAGGCGCAGCTGCCACGCAGCGCGTAGCTCACACCGGCACGAAGGCCCAGCTGCTGCGACGTGCCGTCGAGCGCCTGCTCCTGCGGTGACGGATCGTAGTCCATCAGACCGTCAAGGCGGAGACCCCACTTGCCGCTGCCGCAGATCTTGAGGCCCACGAGGCTTGTGAACGCATCCTCGTACTCATTGGCCGTGACGCGGCCCGCAAACACCTGCTGCGCGTAACCGGCGCCGAGGATGAGCGAGGCCTTCTTGCCGGGCGTGACCGGGATGGTCAGCGTGCCGAGCCCACGGAACGGACGGTAGGTGATGTCTTCGAACGGATTGCGCGCGGCCTTGGTCTTGGCGTACTGGATGTCGCCTTCGATGCCGAGCCACTTGTACACCGACATGCCGAGCCGGCCACCCACGCCGAACGCGTCGTCGATGCGAATTTCCTTGTCCATCTTGGTGTACTGACCGAACACACCCACCTCGATGCGCTCGCCCAGATTCTGGGCCTGCAGCGTTGGCGCCGCCATTACGGCAGCGAGCAACGACATTCCGACCAGGTTTTTCTTCATGTGATACCTCCGGGAGGAAGCCAGGAAAGCGGGCCGGACAACGCCCGCGCCGGCATCGGGCTCAACGATCCAAATGCCGGCACAGCAATAGTAAAGCATTCCGGCGCCGTGCGATACATCACGCGACACAGTCCCTCGGTCCCACGTGGCTGCGTCGCAGGGCGGCCTGAACTCCAAGGACCGCTCAACCGTGACCAAGGTCACCAAATGCGCTGAGCCGTCACGAGATTGTGACGGCTCAGCAGTTCGGACTGCAATTGTGATGCAAATTACACGGCGAGCAGTCGCGTCAGCTCAGCCTGAATGGCGTCCACCGTGGGCACCACCGCATCCAGCAGCACCGGGTGGTAGGGCACGGGAATGTCGCGCGGCGCCAAACGGGCCACCGGCGCATCAAGATGCCAGAAGGCCTCCTGGGCCAGTGTGCCCGCGATCTCGGCGCCAAAGCCGGCCGTCCAGTTGTCCTCATGCACAATGAGACAGCGGCCCGTCTTGCGCACCGAGGCCAGCACGGCCTCGCGGTCCCAAGGGGCAATGGTGCGGAGGTCCAGCACTTCCACCGCGTCACCAAAGGCCTCGGCGGCTTCGGTGCAGCGGTGCACCATGGCGCCCCAGCTCACCAGCGTGACGTCCGTCCCTTCGCGCCGCACCGCGGCACGGCCAAAGGGCAGCACGTAGTCGTCACCCGGATAGCGCGCCGAGCCATCGCCGGTCATGAGCAGCGAGCGATGCTCGAAGAAGATGGTGGGGTTGGGGCTGCGCATGGCCGCACGCAGCAAGCCCACGGCATCGGCGGCGTTGGACGGCATGGCCACCTGCCA
Encoded here:
- the paaA gene encoding 1,2-phenylacetyl-CoA epoxidase subunit PaaA; translation: MDQTMPVPTEEAALLAAFEARIAAGESIEPKDWMPERYRKQLTRMMSQHAHSEIVGMLPEGNWITRAPSLRRKLSLLAKVQDEAGHGLYIYCGTETLGVDRQELTEQLLDGRAKYSSIFNYPTLTWADVGVIGWLVDGAAIVNQTVLAKASYGPYARAMVRICKEENFHKRQGYEVCMVLSKGTPAQKAMLQDAVNRFWWPSLMMFGPSDTNSPNSAELLKWRVKRKTNDELRQRFVNLTVPQAIALGITIPDPDLKLNEATGDWEFGEIDWSEFHAVLKGEGPCNHERMAARQAAHKEGEWVRAAATAHAEKQKARQATAAA
- the paaB gene encoding 1,2-phenylacetyl-CoA epoxidase subunit PaaB, coding for MSASIGNGAIADSQWPLWEVFTQGAHGEPFEHAGSIHAADAEHALQNARDVYTRRGEAVNLWVVPTTAIVASAPSDAGPFFDPGNDKAYRHPQFYIAPRGVRIF
- the paaC gene encoding 1,2-phenylacetyl-CoA epoxidase subunit PaaC; protein product: MAEVINKAPDVPIAAPRKVPVANPLADYLQRLGDDRLILGHRVSEWCGHGPILEEDIAMANIALDLIGHASSLLALAGEVEGEGRSDDTLAYFRDAVHFRNALLVEQPNGDFAMTMMRQFLFDTYSVLLWDQLSRCGHEGLAAIATKSLKEDKYHLRHSSEWVVRLGDGTEESHQRAQHALDELWRFTGELFDRDEVDAAVEAQGIVVDHEALRALWTTMVRDVLQRATLTMPTSTAVRRGGRTGFHTEHLGHLLATMQSVARAHPGASW
- the paaD gene encoding 1,2-phenylacetyl-CoA epoxidase subunit PaaD encodes the protein MALLNTVPDPEVPVISVVELGVVRDVDITPERVLVTMTPTYSGCPAMREMEADVKAVLLARGAPAVEVRTVLSPAWTTDWIGPEAREKLRRYGIAPPGKAESQGLVTLTRARSAVACPFCGSTDTVLQSEFGSTACKAIHQCRACGSPFDEFKPL
- a CDS encoding Ig-like domain-containing protein gives rise to the protein MKKNLVGMSLLAAVMAAPTLQAQNLGERIEVGVFGQYTKMDKEIRIDDAFGVGGRLGMSVYKWLGIEGDIQYAKTKAARNPFEDITYRPFRGLGTLTIPVTPGKKASLILGAGYAQQVFAGRVTANEYEDAFTSLVGLKICGSGKWGLRLDGLMDYDPSPQEQALDGTSQQLGLRAGVSYALRGSCASTEPFDWALKMDPASATVNRGSERQFALSAADLKTRPIELRKVQNLTCSSSDPSVATVDNTGKVTAVKHGTATITCKGIVKKIERMASSTVTVPPPAWTLTLDPRSGSTDVGKTLSFTSKATDADNVDLGAITWSSSNASVASVNNGTVTCNAAGTATITASKTAYGSSKTETASVECKAIPAARVAFDTTLFQFDKAVVLKAGNDTLKVIVAAMKANPNMRISIEGHTDWYGSEAYNNTLAKSRSEAVYKQLLRVAGADANAIKDRVLWSSFGEQCILVRNGDTEQEPPPARRPRVSAANRAAQAANRRVEIWQVLEGQGAPTGCRSESERAGRRSFGDLVK